In Ananas comosus cultivar F153 linkage group 10, ASM154086v1, whole genome shotgun sequence, the following proteins share a genomic window:
- the LOC109716498 gene encoding uncharacterized protein LOC109716498, with protein sequence MACDVIKGIEILXLRHPLLPLHLPLRLRLCLCRPLLSLHRRRRRLLRRQRWWGCCILIWCGRGAAGSRARARVRGRGTSTEEESEATGAARAGRKTADGAPRRAAAAVAVLAAVPGAPAPAPAARSSARKTPRTTAPGCDPT encoded by the coding sequence ATGGCCTGCGACGTGATCAAGGGCATCGAGATCCTTNTCCTCCGccaccccctcctccccctccacctccccctccgcctccgcctctgcctctgccgccccctcctctccctccaccgccgccgccgccgcctcctccgccgacAAAGGTGGTGGGGGTGCTGTATCCTTATCTGGTGTGGCCGGGGTGCTGCTGGCAGCCGTGCCCGTGCCCGTGTCCGTGGCCGCGGCACGAGCACCGAGGAGGAATCGGAGGCTACCGGTGCTGCTCGTGCGGGAAGGAAGACAGCGGATGGTGCCCCCCGCCGAGCTGCGGCCGCTGTGGCGGTGCTGGCGGCTGTCCCTGgtgcgccggcgccggcgccggctgCACGATCGTCTGCGAGGAAGACTCCCCGTACGACTGCACCAGGATGTGACCCAACTTAA
- the LOC109715966 gene encoding protein Mpv17 produces the protein MLRVWKWYQNCLAVHPVKTQMISSGVLWGLGDIGAQAVTHHASSNKKRPLPADADGKDKEFKINWKRVGITSMFGFAFVGPVGHFWYEYLDRVIRYRFHLQPKSVKFVAAKLTADGLLFGPWDLLIFFSYMGFASGRSVEQVKEDVKRDFVPALILGGGVWPIVQIANFRFVPVRYQLLYVNFFCLLDSAFLSWIEQQGDASWKQWFSSFRALEKQKNNPDI, from the exons atgctGAGGGTGTGGAAATGGTACCAAAATTGCTTGGCGGTGCACCCGGTGAAGACGCAGATGATCAGCTCCGGCGTCTTGTGGGGTTTGGGCGACATCGGAGCTCAGGCCGTCACCCACCACGCCTCCTCCAACAAGAAGCGCCCCCTCCCCGCCGACGCCGAC GGGAAAGataaagagttcaaaatcaattGGAAAAGGGTGGGTATCACAAGTATGTTTGGATTTGCTTTTGTTGGGCCAGTTGGGCACTTCTG GTACGAATACTTGGACCGAGTCATTCGTTATCGATTTCACCTACAACCCAAATCCGTAAAATTTGTCGCCGCAAAGCTAACTGCCGACGGGCTGCTATTCGGGCCCTGGGATTTATTGATCTTTTTCTCGTACATGGGCTTCGCCTCAGGTCGGAGCGTAGAACAAGTGAAGGAAGACGTGAAGCGGGATTTCGTCCCGGCACTCATACTAGGGGGCGGGGTTTGGCCGATTGTACAAATCGCAAACTTCCGGTTCGTTCCGGTGCGGTATCAGCTTCTGTATGTAAATTTCTTCTGCCTTTTGGACAGCGCCTTCTTGTCGTGGATCGAACAGCAAGGGGATGCTTCTTGGAAGCAGTGGTTTTCGTCCTTCCGCGCCCTAGAGAAACAGAAGAACAATCCTGATATATGA
- the LOC109716638 gene encoding uncharacterized protein LOC109716638 has product MSVLENDTKQKSLTVGGGYEPDDAFSSDGDNDGDDDPSDRSGGGKDPTSQSIWILKTPLKIKIFVWWLLRNRLLTKDRLRTTTGPEEETCVLCASAPESCDHLFGNYVYVKYLLFNVAGPELLAEPQIKARELWIRLLSQGNVKKRSKGLSTLSAIWWAIWTERNNTIFRSTPPNPLCSLDRINVLLNN; this is encoded by the exons ATGTCTGTCCTCGAGAACGATACAAAA CAAAAGTCTCTTACTGTTGGCGGCGGATATGAGCCCGACGATGCCTTCTCCAGCGATGGTGATAatgacggcgacgacgatccCTCCGACCGCAGCGGAGGGGGGAA AGACCCGACTAGCCAGTCCATCTGGATACTTAAAACTCCTTTGAAAATCAAGATATTTGTCTGGTGGCTACTACGGAATAGACTTCTCACCAAGGACAGACTGCGCACCACGACTGGGCCCGAGGAGGAAACCTGCGTCCTCTGCGCCAGCGCCCCGGAATCGTGCGATCACCTGTTTGGTAACTACGTGTATGTTAAATACCTGCTCTTCAACGTTGCCGGCCCGGAGCTACTCGCCGAACCTCAGATAAAGGCCCGAGAACTATGGATCAGACTTCTAAGTCAAGGAAACGTCAAGAAAAGATCGAAGGGTCTTTCTACTTTGTCTGCAATATGGTGGGCGATATGGACTGAGCGAAATAACACTATCTTCCGTTCGACACCCCCCAACCCTCTGTGCTCGCTAGATCGTATTAACGTCCTCCTAAACAATTGA
- the LOC109716855 gene encoding AUGMIN subunit 2-like: MSATGDAYWLGKKPPKRLGGMAEALSIASDLGFTLPALQDDQTNSFAADKSDDLIKVLKELTSVQRNIANLQVELQGRKDDKNIAHLTHVSEMENKCESLARITAILKDVIQNKDRIIARLQQPYSLDCIPVEAEYQKQFSELLLKAASDYGALTAAVADFQWSQNFRESPSVWGEMLRPIPAALASCTRFFEAMSAMRESFATLQQLRVGPISSAPMTPSDSSDGVNNSKFLTPPQWREGTTSSDDSTGEEREVLEGINQRRLSWPPSRAS, translated from the exons ATGTCGGCGACGGGCGATGCGTATTGGCTCGGGAAGAAGCCCCCGAAGCGCCTCGGGGGAATGGCTGAAGCCCTCTCCATCGCCTCCGATCTCGGGTTCACTCTCCCTGCCCTTCAG GACGATCAAACCAACTCCTTCGCCGCAGACAAAAGCGACGACTTGATAAAGGTTTTGAAAGAGCTTACTTCGGTTCAGCGGAACATCGCCAATTTGCAAGTGGAACTTCAAGGAAGAAAG GATGATAAAAACATTGCACATCTAACCCATGTGAGTGAAATGGAAAATAAGTGCGAGTCCTTGGCCAGAATTACTGCTATTTTGAAAGATGTCATTCAAAACAAG GACCGTATCATTGCTCGGCTGCAACAACCATACTCTCTCGACTGCATTCCTGTGGAAGCTGAATATCAG AAACAATTCTCAGAGCTGTTGCTGAAGGCTGCCAGCGACTATGGGGCTTTGACAGCAGCTGTTGCTGATTTTCAGTGGAGCCAGAATTTCAGAGAATCACCTTCAGTTTGGGGG gaAATGCTACGCCCTATACCTGCGGCTCTTGCATCATGCACACGATTCTTTGAGGCAATGTCTGCGATGAGGGAGTCTTTCGCAACTCTCCAACAGCTTCGTGTGGGCCCTATTTCGTCGGCCCCAATGACACCAAGTGACTCTTCCGATGGGGTTAATAATTCCAAGTTCTTGACGCCTCCTCAGTGGAGAGAAGGGACGACAAGCTCTGATGATTCAACAGGCGAGGAGAGAGAAGTTCTTGAAGGAATAAACCAGAGGAGGTTATCGTGGCCCCCCTCTCGGGCCTCATGA